From Toxorhynchites rutilus septentrionalis strain SRP chromosome 2, ASM2978413v1, whole genome shotgun sequence, a single genomic window includes:
- the LOC129770621 gene encoding coatomer subunit zeta-1 — translation MDSLMEPTLYTIKGMCILDNDGNRILAKYYDKSVFPTVKEQKAYEKNLFNKTHRANAEIIMLDGLTCVYKSNVDLFFYVMGSTHENELILLSVLNCLFDTVTMILKKNVEKRAVLENLDIVMLAFDEICDGGIILDADPSSVVKRVDLRNDDIPIGEQTVAQVLQSAREQLKWSLLK, via the exons ATGGATTCGCTCATG GAACCAACGCTATACACAATCAAGGGAATGTGCATTTTGGACAATGACGGCAACCGAATATTGGCTAAATATTACGATAAAAGCGTATTCCCTACAGTGAAAGAACAGAAGGCATACGAGAAAAATTTATTCAACAAGACGCATCGGGCCAATGCGGAAATTATAATGCTAGATGGACTCACCTGTGTGTACAAAAGCAATGTCGATCTGTTTTTCTACGTGATGGGCAGCACCCACGAAAATGAGCTGATTCTGCTCTCGGTGCTGAATTGCCTCTTCGATACGGTGACAATGATTCTGAAGAAGAACGTGGAGAAAAGGGCGGTGCTGGAAAACTTAGATATTGTAATGCTTGCCTTCGACGAGATTTGTGACGGTGG AATTATCCTAGACGCAGATCCATCATCGGTGGTGAAAAGAGTCGACTTACGGAACGAcgatataccgattggtgagcAAACCGTTGCACAG GTTCTACAATCCGCTAGAGAACAATTAAAATGGTCCCTCCTAAAGTAA
- the LOC129768769 gene encoding uncharacterized protein LOC129768769, which yields MSFERHSLIATLLYSVIFVLTEAGQHPKCGKNELLSPTALSCEPTCTNDCSKAMASRTYVYRPTCVCEPGYVRHNSKCIKKIFCPRNRTISGDQYRLSRIATTIMPNIEVSNLKVKPLHKTRSVYLRAPKIYDKKSATLSTDPFQNIDQIQYVIPYHQDAQGYEPITSLERPLLFEYQPNDPPVVNIIDSPQIYPSIKVDVDVPWIYPADDGDNYQKCRYPDSCQHQEHSRTNSIPGYDLFCEHPLHGKRPCSFSSKPYPVTSTTTTELPCETTTSSSQFLSTTTIEVTTTATFRTTETTASTTELTTTTTVSTSPIQTTTASTTTELPITTSTSTKVTTPIQTTVTTTLPRTTTTTVATPSTTEPPLTTPTTIEVTTTAQTTTTTAVPTTTSSTISTTTFVTTSTANTPEYTPTQPATTVTTLADTTPITSTTEGCGRRRKLSRCRPCCVPTCEDDCGKAQCATEMCIAEFIYVCTEGHVLHRGKCIRRDRCPPRIRVSHRRPKWGVKSKGNTKPKAYPLESYEVRVKDFPFEDFEDVSGSLYDYYYHYDSDE from the exons ATGTCGTTCGAGCGACATTCGTTGATTGCAACCTTACTGTATAGTGTAATATTTGTGTTGACCGAGGCTGGTCAACATC CAAAATGTGGAAAGAACGAGTTACTCAGTCCAACCGCTCTCAGCTGTGAGCCAACATGTACTAACGATTGTTCAAAAGCCATGGCATCGAGAACATACGTGTATCGACCCACTTGCGTGTGTGAGCCTGGCTATGTTCGACACAATAGCAAGtgcatcaaaaaaatattctgtCCGAGAAACCGGACCATTTCTGGAG ATCAATATAGATTAAGCCGGATCGCTACCACTATTATGCCCAACATTGAAGTATCGAATTTAAAAGTTAAACCGTTACATAAGACTCGATCGGTTTATTTGAGAGCACCTAAGATTTATGATAAGAAGTCTGCAACACTATCAACAGATCCATTCCAAAACATAGATCAGATACAGTACGTTATTCCATACCATCAGGATGCACAAGGTTATGAACCAATAACGAGTTTAGAGAGACCTTTATTATTTGAATATCAACCAAATGATCCACCTGTAGTAAACATAATCGATTCTCCGCAGATATATCCCTCGATAAAAGTCGATGTTGATGTACCATGGATATATCCTGCGGATGATGGAGACAATTATCAAAAGTGCCGATATCCAGATTCTTGTCAACATCAAGAACATTCCCGAACGAATAGTATTCCAGGTTATGATTTGTTCTGTGAACATCCTTTACATGGAAAGAGACCGTGTTCTTTTTCATCAAAACCTTACCCAGTGACCAGCACAACAACTACTGAGTTACCTTGTGAAACCACTACCAGCTCATCACAATTTTTATCAACAACAACTATTGAAGTGACAACAACAGCAACCTTTAGAACAACAGAAACGACAGCATCAACAACCGAACTGACAACAACTACTACAGTCTCAACGTCACCTATTCAAACAACAACAGCATCAACAACAACAGAGCTCCCCATAACTACATCTACCTCAACTAAAGTCACAACGCCAATCCAAACAACAGTAACAACAACCTTACCAAGAACCACAACAACAACAGTTGCAACACCATCAACAACTGAGCCACCATTAACTACACCAACTACAATTGAAGTCACAACAACGGcacaaacaacaacaacaacagcagtacCAACAACAACATCATCAACAATATCCACAACAACATTCGTTACGACTTCCACTGCAAATACACCAGAATACACACCAACCCAGCCCGCTACTACGGTGACGACTCTAGCCGATACAACGCCCATAACGAGCACTACAGAAGGTTGCGGACGACGTCGAAAACTGAGCAGGTGCAGACCGTGTTGTGTACCGACGTGCGAGGATGATTGTGGCAAGGCTCAATGTGCTACCGAGATGTGCATCGCAGAGTTTATCTATGTCTGCACGGAGGGGCACGTGCTACACAGAGGAAAGTGCATTCGCAGGGACCGTTGTCCTCCCCGCATTCGTGTATCGCATCGACGACCGAAATGGGGTGTTAAGTCAAAGGGTAACACCAAACCCAAAGCCTACCCTTTGGAATCATATGAAGTTAGAGTGAAGGACTTTCCCTTTGAAGATTTCGAGGATGTATCTGGATCTCTGTATGATTATTATTACCATTATGATTCCGAcgaataa
- the LOC129766787 gene encoding integumentary mucin C.1-like, producing MAPRGIILLSMILTWFHSTPVIARRFSENEFFSFSGRVPNIIAKPSCNSQPGYVHNNVIEMPHGCCEAPLLLPQPFAPSPLTTTPHQIVALSSTTMRGPTSTESPTTLTTETTSSTTNSISPSTSQVLTTTSPATKQTAQPTTISTTTPITTPTATPSLPTTETPYSLISTSSTTDSNLCEKPSFEEQNKAKQIKLALPNRIGSARHECEKPLIAYPIIRPLSGCNSHGHIILKKQSASSFWIPLLSEMNGDR from the exons ATGGCACCAAGAGGCATAATATTGTTGTCAATGATTCTCACATGGTTTCATTCAACGCCCGTTATTGCGC GAAGATTTTCCGAGAATGAATTCTTTTCGTTTTCCGGGCGAGTTCCAAACATTATCGCGAAACCTTCTTGCAATAGTCAGCCAGGATACGTACACAATAATGTCATTGAAATGCCACATGGATGCTGTGAAGCTCCGTTACTTCTACCACAGCCAT TTGCACCGTCTCCTCTTACAACGACACCGCATCAAATTGTCGCTTTGTCATCAACAACAATGAGAGGTCCCACATCTACTGAATCACCTACAACTTTAACCACTGAAACAACGTCTTCTACGACAAATAGTATTTCGCCTTCAACAAGTCAAGTTTTAACAACGACTTCTCCTGCGACAAAGCAAACTGCTCAACCTACAACTATTTCGACTACTACACCGATCACCACTCCAACAGCTACGCCTTCGCTACCCACAACAGAAACTCCTTACTCACTCATCTCGACATCATCTACAACAGACTCAAATCTTTGTGAGAAACCCAGCTTCGAAGAACAGAACAAGGCAAAGCAGATTAAACTTGCATTGCCTAATCGCATCGGGTCAGCCCGGCATGAGTGTGAAAAACCCTTGATCGCGTATCCTATCATCAGACCGCTATCTGGATGTAATTCCCATGGTCACATCATCTTGAAAAAACAATCGGCGAGTTCTTTCTGGATTCCTTTGCTGTCCGAGATGAACGGAGATCGATGA
- the LOC129768772 gene encoding microfibril-associated glycoprotein 4-like isoform X1 — MLKLQILVLICTLFLAVVHTQDTPQSCNTFGYEILAARLDSLETAIVKSQLKSTETAQNLRSDVLQIARDIQNMHKILDKTGDIRTAIPVSCDEVQTRRSGVYMVDTSRGIRKPFQVFCDQEFEGGGWTVFQNRYNGDVDFYRSWNEYKDGFGSLDGEFWLGLETIHQITYAGPYELAVVVENFMGEIATARYSSFALAGEAEFYKLAKLGSYNGTAGDSLSYHVNSKFSTFDSDNDENPNNCAVNYIGAWWYKSCHYSNLNSRYLPAGASFEPNKIIVWRKWKGDSEMLKKTRMMVRRKK, encoded by the exons ATGCTGAAACTGCAAATTTTGGTTCTTATCTGCACTCTCTTTTTAGCGGTTGTGCACACACAAGACACACCGCAATCGTGTAATACTTTTGGCTATGAAATCCTCGCTGCTCGTTTGGATTCACTTGAGACTGC TATCGTGAAATCGCAATTGAAATCAACGGAAACTGCTCAGAACCTGCGAAGTGATGTCCTGCAGATTGCAAGAGACATACAAAACATGCATAAAATTCTCGATAAAACAGGTGATATCAGAACAG CAATTCCTGTTTCATGCGACGAAGTTCAAACGAGAAGATCCGGTGTATACATGGTGGACACTTCTAGGGGGATTCGGAAACCATTTCAGGTATTTTGTGATCAAGAGTTTGAAGGTGGTGGTTGGACAGTTTTCCAAAATCGATACAACGGAGACGTTGATTTCTATCGTTCCTGGAACGAGTACAAAGACGGTTTCGGTTCGCTTGATGGAGAATTTTGGTTGGGATTGGAAACTATTCATCAG ATTACTTATGCTGGGCCATATGAGCTTGCTGTTGTGGTTGAAAATTTCATGGGCGAAATTGCCACAGCTCGTTATTCGAGTTTCGCTCTGGCTGGGGAAGCTGAGTTCTATAAACTAGCGAAGCTGGGATCGTATAATGGTACCGCTGGTGACAGTTTGAGCTATCATGTTAACAGTAAATTTTCGACATTCGATAGTGACAACGACGAAAACCCCAACAATTGCGCGGTGAATTATATTGGTGCATGGTGGTATAAATCATGTCATTACAGTAATTTAAACTCGAGATATCTCCCGGCTGGCGCCAGTTTTGAACCAAATAAGATAATTGTTTGGCGTAAATGGAAGGGAGATTCGGAGATGCTGAAGAAAACTCGTATGATGGTCAGAAGGAAGAAGTGA
- the LOC129768772 gene encoding microfibril-associated glycoprotein 4-like isoform X2 translates to MLKLQILVLICTLFLAVVHTQDTPQSCNTFGYEILAARLDSLETAIVKSQLKSTETAQNLRSDVLQIARDIQNMHKILDKTAIPVSCDEVQTRRSGVYMVDTSRGIRKPFQVFCDQEFEGGGWTVFQNRYNGDVDFYRSWNEYKDGFGSLDGEFWLGLETIHQITYAGPYELAVVVENFMGEIATARYSSFALAGEAEFYKLAKLGSYNGTAGDSLSYHVNSKFSTFDSDNDENPNNCAVNYIGAWWYKSCHYSNLNSRYLPAGASFEPNKIIVWRKWKGDSEMLKKTRMMVRRKK, encoded by the exons ATGCTGAAACTGCAAATTTTGGTTCTTATCTGCACTCTCTTTTTAGCGGTTGTGCACACACAAGACACACCGCAATCGTGTAATACTTTTGGCTATGAAATCCTCGCTGCTCGTTTGGATTCACTTGAGACTGC TATCGTGAAATCGCAATTGAAATCAACGGAAACTGCTCAGAACCTGCGAAGTGATGTCCTGCAGATTGCAAGAGACATACAAAACATGCATAAAATTCTCGATAAAACAG CAATTCCTGTTTCATGCGACGAAGTTCAAACGAGAAGATCCGGTGTATACATGGTGGACACTTCTAGGGGGATTCGGAAACCATTTCAGGTATTTTGTGATCAAGAGTTTGAAGGTGGTGGTTGGACAGTTTTCCAAAATCGATACAACGGAGACGTTGATTTCTATCGTTCCTGGAACGAGTACAAAGACGGTTTCGGTTCGCTTGATGGAGAATTTTGGTTGGGATTGGAAACTATTCATCAG ATTACTTATGCTGGGCCATATGAGCTTGCTGTTGTGGTTGAAAATTTCATGGGCGAAATTGCCACAGCTCGTTATTCGAGTTTCGCTCTGGCTGGGGAAGCTGAGTTCTATAAACTAGCGAAGCTGGGATCGTATAATGGTACCGCTGGTGACAGTTTGAGCTATCATGTTAACAGTAAATTTTCGACATTCGATAGTGACAACGACGAAAACCCCAACAATTGCGCGGTGAATTATATTGGTGCATGGTGGTATAAATCATGTCATTACAGTAATTTAAACTCGAGATATCTCCCGGCTGGCGCCAGTTTTGAACCAAATAAGATAATTGTTTGGCGTAAATGGAAGGGAGATTCGGAGATGCTGAAGAAAACTCGTATGATGGTCAGAAGGAAGAAGTGA